TACATCAAGCTGTTGTTTAATGACAATGGTGGAACCGATCTTTCTGGTATTCCTGACGGCACTCGTCCAATGATGCGCACCTATACCGTGCGTAATTTGAGAAAAGAGGAGAATGAACTGGATGTTGACTTTGTTCGCCATCATCATGCGCATGCAGCGATGACGGCTGAAACTGGAGGCTTTGCTTCTGCTTGGGCTCAAAATGCCGTTAATGGCGATACGATTTCAATTGCAGGCCCAGGAAGTATCAAAGGATTAAATGCAGAAGCAGATTGGTTCTTCTTAGTTGCTGATATGACGGCTTTACCGGCATTATCTGCAAAACTTGAAGCTCTGCCTACAACGGCAATAGGTTATACGGTTATTGAAATTAATCATCCGTCAGATAAACAAGATTTAACGAAACCACAAGGTATTGAACTTGTATGGGTCATTAAATCTGATGAGGAAGGATTAACAGATATGGTTCGCTCACAAGAGTGGAAAGCCGGTCGAGTTGCTGTATGGAGTGCGTGTGAGTTTAACAACATGAGAGCGCTTCGTACGTATTTCCGTAATGAAAAGGAAGTTGATAAAGACGATCTTTATATCAGCAGCTACTGGAAAGAGGGCTGTACAGAAGATGGACATAAAGTGGCTAAGCACGAAGACCAGCTTGCTGAGGGTTAGTTCCTGCCTAGAAGATTTGTGATTAACTTTGAGTGATGCGGCACATTTCTTTTGATGGATTGCTCCTATACTGGTAGGTAATTTGATAGAAAAGGAAGTGCCAATGCTAAATGAAAACCACGCTTTTATCTTAGATTTTCCAGAGCTTAAATTGGATATTGTTCAGCTTAATCATGATGATCCTAAATTTAAAGCTGATCTCCAACAATATCATCAACTTGATTATGACATTCGACAACTAGAGATATCAGGTAGTCCAATTGGTGATGATAGTATGCATGCATTAAAGCGTCAGCGTATGGAATTAAAAGACATATTATATAAGCAGTTAGTTGAACATCATGAAATGGTTAGTAACTAATTTCCAATTATTCTGCAATAACTCATGAATGCCCACAAAAAAGCCGACTCACAATGAGCCGGCTTTCTTATATCTAATTCGTTAAGCGTAATTAAGCTTTGATAAGTAGACTTGCTTCTTGTTTGGCTTTCTTGGTTTTAATTTGTGCCAAGATAACACCTGAAATAACCATTATTCCGCCCATTAGATGATAACTTTCAATTTTCTCACCTAGTAGGATTGCAGCTAACGATACCGCTACTACAGGAAGTAGGTTCATGAACATTGCACTTGATTCTGCACCAATTACATCAATTGCTTTTACCCACATCCAAGGCGCTAAGATAGAAGCGGCAATTGATGCATACATGATGAGTGGAATCGAGCTTTCTGTTGGTAATAGGCTATCACTTGTTAACCATAATGGGGTTAGCATTGCGACAGCAAACATACCTTGCATGTAAATAAGTTGCCAGTTAGTAATTGGCATTTTCCAGCGTTTTAATAATACGCAATAGGCACCATAAGAGAGGGCTGCGATTACCATCAAGCCATCACCTTCTGTAATTGGTTGGTGTAAAAAGAAAGTCATATCTCCGTGACCAAGCATAAATGTTAGACCCGCAAGTGAAATCACCGCACCGACAATACTTAATGCTGAAATACGTTTTCCCAATAACGGGAGACTAAGAAAGATACTGATTAATGGCACTAGTGAGGTGATTAACGACATATTTGAAGCCGTAGTCGTTAAACCTGCGTAATAACCAAGAGATTGGTTTAATACCATGCCAAGTAAGGCTAGGAAAGCCAATTTGCTTAAATACGGACGGATCACATGACGAGATTTAATAACAGATGGTAAGCAAAACGGAGTTAAAATCAGCATGGCAAAAGCCCAACGATAAAAGCTCATTGCGCTAGGTTCGATAGCAGAAGCTGCCATCTTATTGATGATAGAATTTCCGCCCCAAATGAGTACGGTGAATAGCGGTAAAAGATAATACATGTGAACTGCATCTCATCAGAGGATAATGGGATGCAGTTTGACAGGTACAATTAATTACATATATCTCTAATCGGACATGCTGACTTACTAATAAGACATGATTACATTTTGTGCTTCATTCCAGCCATGACTTTCTTCACTGGCGCTTTAAATACTTCTTTATCACCATTTGCAAAGTTAAGGCTTACATCAATAAATTCTTCTTCTTTTAGCGGACCTGTTAGTTCAAAAAGCATGATATGTAGGCCACCAGGCTTTAAAACCGTTTCTGAGTCTTTTGCTATTGTCATGGAGTCCACTTCACGCATTTTCATCATTCCGTCACTTTTTACAACAGTATGAAGTTCAACCTTATTAGCCGCTGATGTCGTAGCAGAAACCAAAGTACGGTCTTTATCACCATTATTTTTAATGGTCATGAAAATAGCGCTATTTACTGCATTTGGTGGCGTTGCGCGTGCGTATGGATTTTCGATGACCAAATCACTTTGTGCAAAAGAAGCCGAACTAATAAATAGGGCGCTAAGAGCAAGCAATGTTTTTTTCATGGTTAATATTCCTTTTAAAGTGTCGTTATAGCTGCGAAAGTTCATTAATTGCTTTCACTATGGGATCTGGTGTTATTGTATGCGGCACTTTGGTAATTAAAGTGCCATTGGGTTCTAAAAAGTAAAAATAAGACGAATGGTCAATCGTGTATTTTAATTCTGAATTAGGCAGTTCCGTTTTATGAAAAACAACGCCATAACGTTCAGCTAATTGTGTAATGGTTTGAAGTGAACCTGAACTACCTTCTATTGATTGATGGAAATAGTGGGCATATTCAGCAGCATGCTCTGCATCATCACG
The window above is part of the Aliivibrio fischeri ATCC 7744 = JCM 18803 = DSM 507 genome. Proteins encoded here:
- a CDS encoding copper chaperone PCu(A)C; translation: MKKTLLALSALFISSASFAQSDLVIENPYARATPPNAVNSAIFMTIKNNGDKDRTLVSATTSAANKVELHTVVKSDGMMKMREVDSMTIAKDSETVLKPGGLHIMLFELTGPLKEEEFIDVSLNFANGDKEVFKAPVKKVMAGMKHKM
- a CDS encoding siderophore-interacting protein: MSNKPSPRVLTVLKSVQFTSNMQRITFKAEDLSDFNMESEGGYIKLLFNDNGGTDLSGIPDGTRPMMRTYTVRNLRKEENELDVDFVRHHHAHAAMTAETGGFASAWAQNAVNGDTISIAGPGSIKGLNAEADWFFLVADMTALPALSAKLEALPTTAIGYTVIEINHPSDKQDLTKPQGIELVWVIKSDEEGLTDMVRSQEWKAGRVAVWSACEFNNMRALRTYFRNEKEVDKDDLYISSYWKEGCTEDGHKVAKHEDQLAEG
- a CDS encoding YdcH family protein, with product MLNENHAFILDFPELKLDIVQLNHDDPKFKADLQQYHQLDYDIRQLEISGSPIGDDSMHALKRQRMELKDILYKQLVEHHEMVSN
- a CDS encoding DMT family transporter; the protein is MYYLLPLFTVLIWGGNSIINKMAASAIEPSAMSFYRWAFAMLILTPFCLPSVIKSRHVIRPYLSKLAFLALLGMVLNQSLGYYAGLTTTASNMSLITSLVPLISIFLSLPLLGKRISALSIVGAVISLAGLTFMLGHGDMTFFLHQPITEGDGLMVIAALSYGAYCVLLKRWKMPITNWQLIYMQGMFAVAMLTPLWLTSDSLLPTESSIPLIMYASIAASILAPWMWVKAIDVIGAESSAMFMNLLPVVAVSLAAILLGEKIESYHLMGGIMVISGVILAQIKTKKAKQEASLLIKA